One Bradyrhizobium sp. ISRA464 genomic window carries:
- a CDS encoding glucose 1-dehydrogenase translates to MSAAAQLLAGKRTLVTGAAHGNGRAIARGLAAHGADVMVTDIDLAGAERTAANIRGSGRAAWAFHLDVSDAEACRALAQRAGREIGPIAVLVNNAGIIIREGIDSPKAHDNWRRVLDVNLTGTFNVTHAFLPALRETRGAIINLGSIASFVGVADTLGYAPSKGGVKLLTQALARELAADGIRVNAIAPGVIATAMTEVTRSDPARLAGFLGRTPLGRVGEPEELVGPVVFLASELASYVNGVTMPVDGGFLAV, encoded by the coding sequence ATGAGCGCGGCCGCCCAATTGCTGGCCGGCAAGCGCACCCTCGTCACCGGTGCGGCCCACGGCAACGGACGCGCCATCGCGCGCGGGCTCGCGGCCCATGGCGCCGACGTGATGGTGACCGACATCGATCTCGCCGGCGCCGAACGAACCGCGGCCAATATCCGCGGATCCGGCCGCGCCGCCTGGGCATTTCACCTCGATGTGTCTGACGCGGAGGCCTGTCGCGCGCTGGCGCAGAGGGCCGGCCGCGAGATCGGGCCGATCGCAGTGCTGGTCAACAATGCCGGCATCATCATTCGCGAGGGGATCGATTCGCCCAAGGCGCACGACAACTGGCGGCGAGTGCTCGACGTCAATCTCACCGGCACCTTCAACGTGACCCACGCATTCCTGCCGGCGCTGCGCGAGACCCGGGGCGCAATCATCAATCTCGGTTCGATCGCCTCCTTTGTCGGGGTTGCCGACACGCTGGGCTATGCGCCGTCCAAAGGCGGCGTGAAGCTGTTGACGCAGGCGCTGGCGCGGGAGCTCGCGGCCGACGGCATCCGCGTCAACGCCATCGCACCCGGCGTGATCGCGACCGCCATGACCGAAGTGACCCGCAGCGACCCCGCCCGGCTTGCAGGATTTTTGGGCCGAACGCCGCTCGGCCGTGTCGGGGAGCCTGAGGAGCTGGTCGGGCCGGTGGTGTTTCTCGCCTCCGAACTCGCGTCGTATGTGAACGGCGTGACCATGCCCGTCGACGGAGGATTTCTGGCCGTATAA
- a CDS encoding class I SAM-dependent methyltransferase produces the protein MPSNFVAKGADGYDAIMGRWSRRLAAPFLEFSGVPSRGRVLDAGCGTGSLTFALAAHPDLAAIEAVDFEEGFVAALRKRSTDPRIRAQPGDVCALPYGDKELDGVYSLLVLHFVSDPHQAVREMRRVLRPGATAAATVWDNYGGMPSWRLFWNTILALEPEAAGTSAAVTKRPLTGEGELRAAFENAGFAGVADTMLAIRMDYANFDDFWHPMVYGQGTFGNFFDALPETRRERLRGAVRAAYLAGDSDGPRGFASVAWAVRGTA, from the coding sequence ATGCCATCAAACTTCGTCGCCAAAGGTGCAGATGGCTATGACGCCATCATGGGACGCTGGAGTCGGCGGCTGGCCGCACCATTCCTCGAATTTTCTGGTGTGCCATCCCGCGGCCGTGTACTCGATGCGGGATGTGGTACTGGCAGTCTGACCTTTGCGTTAGCGGCTCATCCTGATCTTGCAGCGATCGAGGCCGTGGATTTCGAGGAAGGCTTTGTGGCCGCTCTGCGCAAGCGCTCGACCGACCCCAGAATAAGAGCGCAACCGGGTGATGTCTGTGCATTGCCCTATGGGGACAAAGAGCTCGACGGCGTCTACTCCCTGTTGGTCCTCCACTTCGTGTCAGATCCGCATCAAGCGGTGCGGGAAATGCGGCGGGTCCTGCGGCCTGGCGCTACGGCCGCCGCGACGGTCTGGGACAATTACGGCGGCATGCCAAGTTGGCGCTTGTTCTGGAACACGATCCTTGCGCTTGAGCCGGAAGCGGCCGGCACAAGCGCGGCAGTCACCAAGCGGCCCCTGACCGGCGAGGGCGAGTTGCGCGCTGCGTTCGAGAATGCGGGTTTTGCGGGAGTTGCAGATACGATGCTCGCCATCCGTATGGACTATGCCAATTTCGACGATTTCTGGCACCCCATGGTCTACGGACAGGGGACCTTTGGGAATTTTTTTGACGCGTTACCCGAGACGCGGCGCGAGCGGCTTCGAGGCGCGGTGAGAGCGGCCTATCTCGCCGGCGACAGCGATGGCCCTCGCGGATTTGCGAGCGTTGCTTGGGCGGTCCGAGGCACTGCTTAA
- a CDS encoding aspartyl/asparaginyl beta-hydroxylase domain-containing protein gives MLRQLFAPQLVILYVLVASTLYVHFRGKQRLRFARQLGDHSTYLAPYNVLMYAGSAVPNTPVIPVEQFPELKKLSDNWETIRDEATRLFDEGFIRAAAKNNDWGFYSFFKSGWKRFYLKWYDDFLPSARTLCPKTVELLNSIPNVHGAMFAMLPPGGKLGAHRDPFAGSLRYHLGLVTPNSNQCRILVDGVECVWRDGEAFMFDETFIHSAENKTDVNRIILFCDVERPMKYRFMTRMNRWVSHNIVKASATQNVDGEHVGALNKVFGKLYELHLASRKVKEWNRNLYYTLKYSVTALILGLIVVSALR, from the coding sequence ATGTTGAGACAGCTCTTTGCGCCGCAGCTCGTCATTCTCTACGTGCTGGTGGCTTCCACGCTTTATGTGCACTTCCGCGGCAAGCAACGGCTGCGGTTCGCGCGCCAGCTCGGCGATCACTCGACCTATCTCGCGCCTTACAACGTGCTGATGTATGCGGGCTCGGCAGTGCCGAACACGCCGGTGATTCCGGTCGAGCAGTTTCCCGAGCTGAAGAAGCTCTCCGACAATTGGGAGACGATTCGCGACGAGGCGACGCGCCTGTTCGACGAAGGCTTCATCCGCGCCGCGGCGAAGAACAACGACTGGGGCTTCTATTCCTTCTTCAAGAGCGGCTGGAAGCGCTTCTACCTGAAATGGTACGACGACTTCCTGCCGTCGGCGCGCACGCTGTGCCCGAAGACGGTCGAGCTGTTGAACTCGATCCCGAACGTGCACGGCGCGATGTTCGCGATGCTGCCGCCGGGCGGCAAGCTCGGCGCGCATCGCGATCCCTTCGCCGGATCGCTGCGCTATCACCTCGGCCTGGTGACGCCGAACTCGAACCAGTGCCGCATTCTCGTCGACGGCGTCGAATGCGTCTGGCGCGACGGCGAAGCCTTCATGTTCGACGAGACCTTCATCCACAGCGCCGAGAACAAGACCGATGTCAACCGCATCATCCTGTTCTGCGACGTCGAGCGCCCGATGAAGTACCGCTTCATGACCAGGATGAACCGCTGGGTCAGCCACAACATCGTCAAGGCGTCGGCCACGCAGAACGTCGACGGCGAGCATGTCGGCGCGCTGAACAAGGTGTTCGGCAAGCTCTACGAGCTCCATCTCGCGAGCCGCAAGGTCAAGGAGTGGAATCGCAACCTGTACTACACGCTGAAGTACTCGGTGACCGCGTTGATCCTCGGCCTGATCGTGGTGTCGGCGCTGCGGTGA
- a CDS encoding IS1182 family transposase codes for MANRTFKAGDSREQPSLLPPRIEDYVGQQNPVRAIDSFVGALDLSKLGFRHADRAADEVGQPPYDPADLLKLYLYGYINQIRSSRRLEREACRNLELIWLLKNMKPGYRTIANFRKENWAALKAANRSFVLLLRDLGLIGGTFVAIDGALFHGNASKGSIFTQGKLAKQIAALDKEIEAYGKALEANDAEEAKRCAGPGDGSKGSGDVGEKVKELMARRERAQADLKNLETSDKGQLSKTDPDARLLSKGDQTIAGYNVQSVVDDKHTLIVASEVVNRNDAGHLHEMAKAAKEALDVETLQVAADAGYSTSEDLKACEDDGIVAYVPLHEGNGKLKEGRLSRKDFSYDANADAYRCPAGELLRPTEGRWTNTSGRIEIRYLARKAACAACPLSARCLAPKAPYRSIARWEHEDVLERHRMRMQSAEAATLMRRRSAIVEHPFGTLKCRAGYQHFLVRGFDKVRGEWSLMALCYNFTRVLSILGFDRFVAYLAEKTRIAGANLLAATLRAIRLALRPFRAKISLSLVVSAFRAAPAP; via the coding sequence ATGGCGAATCGGACGTTCAAGGCCGGCGACAGCCGGGAGCAACCCAGTCTTCTTCCTCCCCGGATTGAGGACTATGTCGGACAGCAGAATCCGGTGCGGGCGATCGACAGTTTCGTTGGCGCGCTCGACCTTTCAAAGCTCGGCTTCCGCCATGCGGATCGTGCCGCGGACGAAGTGGGGCAGCCGCCCTACGATCCGGCCGATCTGCTGAAGCTCTACCTTTACGGCTACATCAACCAGATCAGGTCGTCGCGGCGGTTGGAGCGGGAGGCCTGCCGCAATCTGGAGCTGATCTGGCTGTTGAAGAACATGAAGCCGGGCTATCGGACGATCGCCAACTTCCGCAAGGAGAACTGGGCGGCGCTCAAGGCCGCGAACCGCAGTTTCGTGCTGCTCCTGCGCGACCTCGGCCTGATCGGTGGGACCTTCGTTGCGATCGACGGGGCGCTATTCCATGGTAACGCCAGCAAGGGCAGCATCTTCACGCAAGGGAAGCTGGCCAAACAGATCGCCGCGTTGGACAAGGAGATCGAGGCTTATGGCAAGGCCCTTGAAGCCAACGATGCCGAGGAAGCCAAGCGATGTGCCGGTCCGGGAGATGGCAGCAAGGGCAGCGGCGATGTCGGCGAGAAGGTGAAGGAGCTGATGGCCCGGCGCGAGCGCGCGCAAGCCGACCTCAAGAACCTGGAGACAAGCGACAAGGGGCAACTCTCGAAGACCGATCCCGACGCAAGGCTTCTGAGCAAGGGCGACCAGACCATTGCGGGTTACAACGTGCAGAGCGTCGTTGACGACAAGCACACGCTCATCGTTGCCAGCGAGGTCGTCAACCGCAACGACGCGGGCCATCTTCATGAGATGGCAAAGGCGGCAAAAGAGGCCCTCGACGTCGAGACTCTGCAGGTGGCGGCCGATGCCGGCTATTCCACCAGCGAGGACCTGAAGGCCTGCGAGGATGACGGCATTGTTGCCTATGTGCCGCTGCACGAGGGCAATGGCAAGCTCAAGGAAGGCCGCCTCAGCCGCAAGGACTTCAGTTACGATGCGAACGCCGATGCCTACCGTTGCCCGGCCGGCGAGCTGCTGCGCCCGACGGAAGGGCGCTGGACGAACACGAGCGGCCGCATCGAGATCCGCTACCTGGCGCGCAAGGCGGCCTGCGCAGCATGTCCCCTGAGCGCGCGGTGTCTTGCCCCGAAGGCGCCTTACCGGAGCATCGCGCGCTGGGAACACGAGGACGTTCTCGAACGTCACCGCATGAGGATGCAAAGCGCCGAGGCTGCCACATTGATGCGCCGCCGTTCCGCCATCGTCGAGCACCCTTTCGGAACACTCAAATGCCGCGCCGGCTATCAGCACTTTCTCGTGCGCGGCTTCGACAAGGTCCGCGGCGAATGGAGCCTGATGGCGCTTTGCTACAACTTCACCCGCGTGCTCAGCATTCTCGGCTTCGACCGCTTCGTCGCGTACCTTGCAGAAAAGACGCGCATTGCCGGCGCAAACCTCCTTGCGGCCACTCTGCGCGCCATTCGGCTTGCTTTGCGGCCCTTCCGCGCCAAAATCTCGCTGTCGCTCGTCGTCAGTGCTTTCCGAGCCGCCCCAGCCCCTTAG
- the metK gene encoding methionine adenosyltransferase, with protein sequence MRASYLFTSESVSEGHPDKVCDRISDEIVDLFYREGPKAGIDPWQIRAACETLATTNKVVIAGETRGPSSVTNDLIESVVRGAIKDIGYEQEGFHWKTCDIEILLHPQSADIAQGVDGKQPSNQEEGAGDQGIMFGYATNETPDLMPAPIFYAHKILRLISEARHSGREKVLGPDSKSQVTVQYENGKPVGVREIVVSHQHLVEDLTSNQVRDIVEPYVREALPKDWINGKTIWHINPTGKFFIGGPDGDSGLTGRKIIVDTYGGAAPHGGGAFSGKDPTKVDRSAAYAARYVAKNIVAAGLADRCTLQLAYAIGVARPLSIYIDTHGTGKVPEDQLEKAAAQAMDLTPRGIRTHLDLNRPIYARTSAYGHFGRTPDNEGGFSWEKTDLVEQLKRAL encoded by the coding sequence ATGCGCGCGTCCTATCTGTTCACCAGCGAGTCGGTCTCGGAAGGTCATCCCGACAAGGTCTGCGATCGCATTTCGGATGAGATCGTCGACCTGTTCTATCGCGAGGGGCCCAAGGCGGGCATCGACCCCTGGCAGATCCGCGCGGCTTGCGAGACTCTCGCGACGACCAACAAGGTGGTGATCGCCGGCGAAACCCGCGGCCCGAGTTCGGTCACCAACGACCTCATCGAGAGCGTCGTTCGCGGCGCGATCAAGGACATCGGCTACGAGCAGGAAGGCTTCCACTGGAAGACCTGCGACATCGAGATCCTGCTGCATCCGCAGTCGGCCGACATCGCCCAGGGCGTCGACGGCAAGCAGCCCTCCAACCAGGAAGAGGGTGCCGGCGACCAGGGCATCATGTTCGGCTACGCCACCAACGAGACCCCGGACCTGATGCCGGCGCCGATCTTCTACGCCCACAAGATCCTGCGGCTGATCTCCGAAGCGCGTCACTCCGGACGCGAGAAGGTGCTGGGTCCCGATTCCAAGAGCCAGGTCACGGTGCAGTACGAGAACGGCAAGCCGGTCGGCGTCCGCGAGATCGTGGTCTCGCACCAGCATCTGGTCGAAGACCTGACGTCGAACCAGGTTCGCGACATCGTCGAGCCCTATGTCCGTGAGGCGCTGCCGAAGGACTGGATCAACGGCAAGACGATCTGGCACATCAACCCGACCGGCAAGTTCTTTATCGGCGGTCCCGACGGCGACTCCGGCCTGACCGGCCGCAAGATCATCGTCGACACCTATGGCGGCGCGGCTCCGCATGGCGGCGGCGCGTTCTCCGGCAAGGACCCGACCAAGGTCGACCGCTCGGCTGCCTATGCCGCACGCTATGTCGCCAAGAACATCGTCGCGGCCGGTCTCGCCGATCGCTGCACGCTGCAGCTCGCCTACGCGATCGGCGTGGCGCGTCCGCTGTCGATCTACATCGACACCCACGGCACCGGTAAGGTGCCGGAGGACCAGCTCGAGAAGGCGGCGGCGCAGGCGATGGATCTGACGCCGCGCGGCATCCGCACCCATCTCGATCTCAACCGCCCGATCTACGCCCGCACCTCGGCCTACGGCCATTTCGGCCGCACGCCGGACAATGAAGGCGGCTTCTCCTGGGAGAAGACCGATCTCGTCGAGCAGCTCAAGCGCGCGCTCTAA
- a CDS encoding IclR family transcriptional regulator, whose translation MTKESRGIQSIEVGGELLRALARSGEPMMLRDLAREAGMPPAKAHPYLVSFSRIGLIEQDETTGRYEIGALALELGLISLRRLSAVRIATPRIATLADSINHAVSLSVWGTHGPTVVRLEEPSHPVHIAMRVGSVVALLETATGRAFAAFMPPNAVKTALESGLDRLGVGYNPKRAPASAKTTEMLAEVRSRGLARAIGDPLPGVNAFAAPVFDHAGHVALVITAMGPEGTFDVSWDSTIAAALRNCASDISRQLGHGTVRASE comes from the coding sequence ATGACGAAAGAGAGCCGCGGCATACAGTCGATCGAGGTCGGTGGAGAGCTGCTCCGCGCGCTCGCCCGCAGCGGCGAACCGATGATGCTGCGCGACCTTGCGCGCGAAGCCGGCATGCCCCCGGCCAAGGCGCATCCCTATCTGGTGAGCTTCTCCCGCATCGGTCTGATCGAGCAGGACGAGACCACCGGCCGTTATGAGATCGGCGCACTTGCGCTCGAACTCGGCCTGATCAGTCTGCGCCGGCTTTCGGCCGTGCGCATCGCGACACCGCGGATCGCCACCCTCGCCGACAGCATCAATCATGCCGTATCGCTGTCGGTCTGGGGCACCCACGGCCCGACCGTGGTGCGGCTCGAGGAGCCGAGCCATCCCGTGCATATCGCGATGCGCGTCGGATCGGTGGTGGCGCTGCTTGAGACCGCGACCGGCCGGGCATTCGCCGCCTTCATGCCGCCGAACGCGGTCAAGACCGCGCTCGAAAGCGGCCTCGATCGCCTTGGCGTCGGCTACAATCCCAAGCGTGCACCGGCAAGCGCGAAGACGACAGAGATGCTTGCCGAGGTCCGCAGCCGCGGGCTCGCGCGTGCGATCGGCGACCCGTTGCCGGGCGTCAACGCATTCGCCGCGCCGGTGTTCGATCACGCCGGCCACGTCGCGCTGGTCATCACGGCGATGGGGCCGGAGGGCACCTTCGACGTCAGTTGGGACAGCACGATTGCAGCCGCGCTGCGCAACTGTGCGAGCGATATATCGAGGCAGCTCGGGCACGGCACGGTGCGGGCCTCGGAGTGA
- the ahcY gene encoding adenosylhomocysteinase, which translates to MNAPTKPGSTDYIVKDISLADFGRKEISLAETEMPGLMATREEFGPKQPLKGARIAGSLHMTIQTAVLIETLAALGADIRWVSCNIYSTQDHAAAAIAAAGIPVFAVKGETLTEYWDYTAKLFDWHGGGTPNMILDDGGDATMLVHAGYRAEQGDTAFLDKPTSEEEEIFYALIKRLLKEKPKGWFAEIAKNIKGVSEETTTGVHRLYEMANKGTLLFPAINVNDSVTKSKFDNLYGCRESLVDGIRRGTDVMLSGKVAMVAGFGDVGKGSAASLRQAGCRVMVSEVDPICALQAAMEGYEVVTMEDAAPRADIFVTATGNKDIITIEHMRAMKDRAIVCNIGHFDNEIQIASLRNLKWTNIKPQVDEIEFPDKHRIILLSEGRLVNLGNAMGHPSFVMSASFTNQTLAQIELFANNMDGRYEKKVYVLPKTLDEKVARLHLAKIGVKLTELRKDQADYIGVKPEGPYKSDHYRY; encoded by the coding sequence ATGAACGCCCCCACGAAGCCAGGCTCCACCGACTACATCGTCAAGGACATTTCGCTCGCCGACTTCGGCCGCAAGGAGATCTCGCTCGCCGAGACCGAGATGCCCGGCCTGATGGCGACCCGCGAGGAATTTGGCCCGAAGCAGCCGCTGAAGGGCGCGCGCATCGCGGGCTCCCTGCACATGACGATCCAGACCGCGGTCTTGATCGAGACGCTGGCCGCGCTCGGCGCCGATATCCGCTGGGTCTCCTGCAACATCTATTCCACGCAGGATCACGCGGCTGCCGCGATCGCGGCCGCCGGCATTCCCGTGTTCGCCGTGAAGGGCGAGACGCTGACCGAATACTGGGACTACACTGCCAAGCTGTTCGATTGGCACGGCGGCGGCACGCCCAACATGATCCTCGATGATGGCGGTGACGCCACCATGCTGGTGCATGCGGGCTATCGCGCCGAGCAGGGCGACACTGCCTTCCTCGACAAGCCGACCTCGGAGGAAGAGGAGATCTTCTACGCGCTGATCAAGCGCCTCCTGAAGGAGAAGCCAAAGGGCTGGTTCGCCGAGATCGCCAAGAACATCAAGGGCGTCTCGGAAGAGACCACCACGGGCGTGCACCGCCTGTACGAGATGGCCAACAAGGGCACGCTGCTGTTCCCGGCGATCAACGTCAACGACAGCGTCACCAAGTCGAAGTTCGACAACCTCTATGGCTGCCGCGAGTCGCTGGTCGACGGCATCCGCCGCGGCACCGACGTGATGCTGTCGGGCAAGGTCGCGATGGTCGCGGGCTTCGGCGACGTCGGCAAGGGCTCGGCCGCCTCGCTGCGCCAGGCCGGCTGCCGCGTCATGGTCTCCGAGGTCGATCCGATCTGTGCGCTGCAGGCGGCGATGGAGGGCTATGAAGTCGTGACGATGGAAGACGCAGCTCCCCGCGCCGACATCTTCGTCACCGCGACCGGCAACAAGGACATCATCACCATCGAGCACATGCGCGCGATGAAGGATCGCGCCATCGTCTGCAACATCGGTCACTTCGACAACGAGATCCAGATCGCCAGCTTGCGCAATCTGAAGTGGACCAACATCAAGCCGCAGGTCGACGAGATCGAATTCCCCGACAAGCACCGCATCATCCTGCTGTCGGAGGGACGCCTGGTGAACCTCGGCAACGCGATGGGCCATCCGTCCTTCGTGATGTCGGCCTCGTTCACCAACCAGACGCTGGCGCAGATCGAGCTGTTCGCCAACAACATGGACGGCAGGTACGAGAAGAAGGTCTACGTGCTGCCGAAGACGCTGGACGAGAAGGTCGCCCGCCTGCACCTCGCCAAGATCGGCGTCAAGCTGACCGAGCTGCGCAAGGACCAAGCCGATTACATCGGCGTCAAGCCGGAAGGCCCGTACAAGTCGGACCATTATCGCTATTGA
- a CDS encoding FAD-dependent oxidoreductase — protein sequence MADNAQETYECDALVVGSGCSGLSAAVTAAHHGLKVLVVEKEPRFGGTTARSGGWLWIPGTSLAKAWGIEESPDQARTYLRHEAGNSFDAARVDAFLTEGPKAVDFFTTKTAVRFDMPLTFPDYHAEAPGGAQGGRSMVARPFDGRELGERIKDLGSPLPELTVFGMMLGSGKEIIHFMRATRSLTSAAYVAKRLSKHAGDVVRHGRGMTLTNGNALAGRLAKSAFDLNVPLWLNSPVRQLIVDDGAVRGAVVEREGRTIRITAKRGVVLACGGFPHDVARRQKMFPHAPTGKEHYSPGPTGNTGDGLRLAESVGGRVEDSLPNAAAWVPVSVTTRKDGSKGVMPHFIDRAKPGVIAVMRDGKRFANEGNSYHDFVQEMMKAAKPGEEIAAHLVCDHQTLRNYGLGCVPPRPMPLGHHLKTGYLKRGATLSELAAQTGIDAKGLEATIAEFNKTAIEGRDPAFGKGSRAYNRYQGDALHGPNPCVAPLEHGPFYAIKMVIGDLGTYAGIVTDAHARALDAEGRVIPGLYAAGNDMASIMGGNYPGAGITLGPALTFGYIAGRHLAAGASERSAA from the coding sequence ATGGCAGACAACGCGCAAGAGACCTACGAATGCGACGCGCTTGTGGTCGGCTCCGGTTGCAGCGGCCTGTCGGCCGCGGTCACCGCGGCCCACCACGGGCTGAAGGTCCTCGTCGTCGAGAAGGAGCCGCGGTTCGGCGGCACCACTGCGCGTTCCGGCGGCTGGCTTTGGATCCCCGGCACGTCCCTGGCGAAAGCCTGGGGCATCGAGGAGAGCCCGGACCAGGCCAGGACCTATCTCAGGCACGAAGCCGGCAACAGCTTCGATGCCGCGCGCGTCGATGCGTTCCTCACCGAAGGGCCGAAGGCGGTCGATTTCTTCACCACCAAGACAGCGGTCCGCTTCGACATGCCGCTGACCTTCCCGGACTATCACGCCGAAGCGCCCGGCGGCGCGCAGGGTGGCCGCTCCATGGTCGCCCGCCCGTTCGACGGGCGCGAGCTCGGCGAACGCATCAAGGATCTCGGCAGCCCCCTGCCCGAGCTCACCGTGTTCGGCATGATGCTCGGCTCCGGCAAGGAGATCATCCACTTCATGCGCGCGACCCGCTCGCTGACCTCGGCGGCCTATGTCGCCAAGCGACTCTCGAAGCATGCCGGCGACGTGGTGCGCCATGGCCGCGGCATGACGCTGACCAACGGCAATGCCTTGGCCGGGCGGCTGGCCAAATCCGCCTTCGACCTGAACGTCCCGCTCTGGCTCAACTCGCCGGTGCGCCAATTGATCGTCGATGATGGCGCGGTGCGCGGCGCGGTGGTGGAACGCGAGGGCCGCACGATCCGCATCACGGCCAAGCGCGGCGTGGTGCTCGCCTGCGGTGGCTTCCCGCATGACGTCGCCCGACGGCAGAAGATGTTCCCGCATGCACCGACCGGCAAGGAGCATTACTCGCCGGGCCCGACCGGCAACACCGGCGACGGCTTGCGGCTTGCGGAGTCCGTCGGCGGCAGGGTCGAGGATTCGCTGCCCAACGCGGCAGCCTGGGTGCCGGTCTCGGTCACCACGCGCAAGGACGGCAGCAAGGGCGTGATGCCGCACTTCATCGATCGCGCCAAGCCGGGCGTGATCGCCGTGATGCGCGACGGCAAGCGCTTTGCCAACGAAGGCAACTCCTACCACGACTTCGTGCAGGAGATGATGAAGGCGGCCAAGCCCGGCGAGGAAATCGCGGCCCACCTCGTCTGCGATCACCAGACCTTGCGCAACTACGGCCTCGGCTGCGTGCCGCCGCGCCCGATGCCGCTCGGCCATCACCTCAAGACCGGTTATCTCAAGCGCGGCGCGACGCTATCGGAGCTGGCGGCGCAGACCGGCATCGACGCGAAGGGGCTCGAGGCAACCATCGCGGAGTTCAACAAGACCGCTATCGAAGGCCGCGATCCCGCCTTCGGCAAGGGCTCGCGCGCCTATAACCGCTATCAGGGCGACGCCCTGCACGGACCGAACCCTTGCGTGGCGCCGCTCGAACACGGACCGTTCTATGCGATCAAGATGGTGATCGGCGATCTCGGCACCTATGCCGGTATCGTCACCGATGCGCATGCGCGCGCGCTCGATGCCGAGGGACGCGTCATCCCCGGGCTTTACGCGGCGGGCAACGACATGGCGAGCATCATGGGTGGCAACTATCCGGGCGCCGGCATCACCCTCGGCCCCGCGCTGACCTTCGGCTACATCGCCGGCCGTCACCTTGCGGCAGGCGCTTCGGAAAGAAGCGCAGCATGA
- a CDS encoding ABC transporter substrate-binding protein gives MRHILAVAILAAMTSAAQAQVSDDVVRIGVLTDLSGWGRDNSGPGSVEAAKMAVEEFGPTVLGKPVEIISADHQMKTDVGVQIVRGWFDNGKVDAVVDIPNSGIAIAVHNMVRERNKIALLSGPGASSLTDELCSPNTVHFTYDTYALSKVTASAVIQQGGKSWYFITADYAFGQQLEKDATRFINELGGKVLGSVRHPTNTADFSSFALQAQSSKADVVAFANAGQDTDNAIKQAGEFGLVQGGQKLVGLLMFDTDIHAIGLKAAQGTYMTTASYWNMDDKTRAWSRKFYERTKVMPTMIQTGVYGSVLHYLKAIKAAGTDDPQKVMAKMRELPIEDTFVHGGKLREDGRVIRDMYLAKVKSPSESKEPWDYLDIVKTVKGEDAFRPVSESKCPLLKK, from the coding sequence ATGAGACACATTTTGGCAGTCGCCATTCTTGCGGCCATGACATCGGCCGCTCAGGCCCAGGTCTCCGATGACGTCGTGCGCATTGGGGTGCTGACCGACCTGTCGGGCTGGGGCCGCGATAATTCGGGCCCGGGTTCGGTCGAGGCGGCCAAGATGGCGGTGGAGGAGTTCGGGCCGACGGTGCTCGGCAAGCCGGTCGAGATCATCAGTGCGGACCACCAGATGAAGACCGATGTCGGCGTGCAGATCGTGCGCGGCTGGTTCGACAACGGCAAGGTCGATGCGGTGGTCGACATCCCCAACTCCGGCATCGCGATCGCCGTCCACAACATGGTTCGCGAGCGCAACAAGATCGCGCTGCTGTCCGGTCCCGGCGCGAGCTCGCTGACGGATGAGCTGTGCAGCCCCAACACCGTACACTTCACCTACGACACCTACGCGCTGTCGAAGGTGACGGCTTCGGCGGTGATCCAGCAAGGCGGCAAGTCCTGGTACTTCATCACGGCGGACTACGCCTTCGGCCAGCAGCTCGAGAAGGACGCCACGCGCTTCATCAATGAGCTGGGCGGCAAGGTGCTCGGCAGCGTTCGGCACCCGACCAACACCGCCGACTTCTCCTCCTTCGCCCTTCAGGCGCAAAGCTCGAAGGCCGACGTGGTCGCCTTCGCCAATGCCGGCCAGGACACCGACAATGCGATCAAGCAGGCCGGCGAATTCGGTCTCGTGCAGGGCGGCCAGAAGCTCGTCGGTCTCTTGATGTTCGACACCGATATCCACGCGATCGGATTGAAGGCGGCCCAAGGCACCTACATGACCACGGCGTCGTACTGGAACATGGACGACAAGACCCGGGCGTGGTCGAGGAAGTTCTACGAACGCACCAAGGTAATGCCGACCATGATCCAGACCGGCGTCTACGGCTCGGTGCTGCATTATCTGAAGGCGATCAAGGCGGCCGGCACCGACGATCCGCAGAAGGTGATGGCCAAGATGCGCGAGCTGCCGATCGAGGACACGTTCGTCCACGGCGGCAAGCTGCGCGAGGACGGCCGCGTGATCCGCGACATGTATCTCGCCAAGGTGAAGTCGCCGTCGGAATCCAAGGAGCCGTGGGACTATCTCGATATCGTCAAGACCGTGAAGGGCGAGGATGCATTCCGTCCAGTGTCGGAGTCGAAGTGCCCGCTGTTGAAGAAATAG